One region of Qipengyuania sp. SS22 genomic DNA includes:
- a CDS encoding efflux RND transporter permease subunit, whose amino-acid sequence MARFFIDRPIFAWVISLGILLSGFIALRTLPIEQYPEVAPPSLAISVVYPGADAQTLEQNVTQVIEQQLNGVEGFLYMASSSLSNGTASITLTFEAGTDIDIAQTEVQNRLSTVEARLPEEVRRQGINVRQANAGFLMIVALTSESGTLDSTDLGNIASTQVIDELRRVTGVGDVTLFGSEYAMRIWLDPEKLASYNLSPSAVVAAIREQNAQTAGGSLGALPLQEGQQITATITTENRFETEDEFRRIILRADAGGASVRLGDVARVEIGAQSYATSTTLDGQAMAGMAVQLATGANALATAEGVNERMAEIGAGLPNDVAWSIPYDTTPFVEASVEEVVKTLIEAMALVFLVMFLFLQNWRATLIPTLVVPIALAGACLGLWLFGFSINVLTLFGMVLAIGILVDDAIVVIENVERIMREEGLGPLEATRKAMDQITGAIVGITLVLIAVFLPMAFFPGSTGGIYRQFSVTLAISIFFSAVLALSLTPALCATFLRMEDVQDHDGTEEAEPDEPRPLPDGWRGRVEQARHASGRFFGGFNRWFARMTEKYGRTNSAILGRPMRGLAVFLLLAGITGLLFVRLPGGFLPTEDQGYVITVVQSPTGSTQERLDEAIEPVEAFWQSREETERVVVVRGFSFFGQGQNNAMMFTPLKEWGERSGAESSAEGLVGQAMETFMGLDNALAFAIQPPPIQSLGQASGFTMKLQDRAGLGRDALTDARNQLLGMASQSETLANIRPEDQPPAPQLHVEVDRVQARAMGLSMDDVNNALSINFGSAYANDFNRQGRVLQVLVQADAPHRMTPEDVLSLRIPNADGALVPFSSFATAEWTAGPPSLARYNGYPAMTISGTAAPGQSSGAALIEMEQLASQLPAGVDFEWTGISYEEKQAGGQMGLLLGLSVVIVFLVLAALYESWSVPLSVLLIVPMGVLGSVVFTMARGLSADIYFNVGLITIIGLAAKNAILIVEFAIEQEDDGKSPLEAVKTAALLRLRPIIMTSLAFILGMVPLVLSTGAGAASRIAVGTGVMGGMIAATLIGIFVIPLLYLLIRTRIGKRKPTPASDLEGEPA is encoded by the coding sequence ATGGCGCGTTTCTTCATCGACCGGCCGATCTTCGCCTGGGTGATCTCGCTCGGCATCCTGCTGTCGGGCTTCATTGCCCTGCGTACCTTGCCGATCGAACAATATCCCGAGGTCGCCCCGCCTTCGCTGGCGATCAGCGTGGTCTATCCCGGCGCCGATGCCCAGACGCTCGAGCAGAACGTCACGCAGGTCATCGAACAGCAGCTCAATGGCGTCGAGGGTTTCCTCTACATGGCCTCGTCGAGCCTTTCGAACGGCACTGCCTCGATCACGTTGACCTTCGAAGCGGGCACCGACATCGATATCGCGCAGACCGAGGTGCAGAACCGGCTGAGCACGGTCGAGGCCCGGCTGCCCGAAGAAGTCCGCCGCCAGGGTATTAATGTGCGCCAGGCGAACGCCGGCTTCCTGATGATCGTCGCGCTGACTTCGGAATCGGGAACGCTCGACTCGACCGATCTCGGCAATATCGCCTCCACCCAGGTGATCGACGAATTGCGCCGTGTGACCGGCGTCGGCGATGTCACGCTGTTCGGCTCCGAATATGCGATGCGCATCTGGCTCGATCCCGAAAAGCTGGCTTCCTACAATCTTTCGCCCAGCGCAGTTGTAGCCGCGATCCGCGAGCAGAACGCCCAGACCGCGGGCGGTTCGCTGGGAGCCCTGCCCTTGCAGGAAGGCCAGCAGATCACCGCCACGATCACGACCGAGAACCGCTTCGAGACCGAGGACGAGTTCCGGCGGATCATCCTGCGCGCAGATGCGGGCGGCGCCAGCGTGCGGCTGGGCGATGTTGCGCGGGTCGAGATCGGTGCACAAAGCTATGCCACATCGACCACGCTCGACGGCCAGGCGATGGCCGGCATGGCGGTACAGCTGGCGACCGGCGCCAATGCGCTGGCCACTGCCGAGGGCGTCAATGAACGGATGGCGGAAATCGGCGCGGGCTTGCCCAACGATGTCGCCTGGTCGATTCCTTACGACACCACGCCCTTTGTCGAGGCCTCGGTCGAGGAAGTGGTCAAGACGCTGATCGAAGCCATGGCGCTGGTCTTCCTGGTCATGTTCCTGTTCCTGCAGAACTGGCGCGCGACACTGATCCCGACGCTGGTCGTCCCGATCGCGCTGGCTGGCGCTTGCCTGGGCCTGTGGCTGTTCGGCTTTTCGATCAACGTGCTGACGCTGTTCGGCATGGTGCTGGCAATCGGTATCCTTGTCGATGATGCGATCGTGGTCATCGAGAATGTCGAGCGGATAATGCGCGAGGAAGGGCTCGGCCCGCTCGAGGCGACGCGCAAGGCGATGGACCAGATCACCGGCGCGATCGTCGGTATCACACTGGTCCTCATCGCGGTGTTCCTGCCGATGGCCTTCTTCCCCGGTTCGACCGGTGGGATCTACCGCCAGTTCTCGGTCACACTCGCGATCTCGATCTTCTTCTCCGCCGTGCTGGCGCTTTCGCTGACCCCGGCATTGTGCGCGACTTTCCTGCGCATGGAAGACGTGCAGGATCATGACGGGACCGAAGAAGCCGAGCCGGACGAGCCACGCCCGCTGCCCGACGGCTGGCGCGGCCGGGTCGAACAGGCCCGCCACGCGTCGGGGCGCTTTTTCGGCGGCTTCAACCGCTGGTTCGCGCGGATGACCGAGAAATACGGCCGCACGAACTCCGCGATCCTCGGTCGCCCGATGCGTGGGCTCGCGGTCTTCCTGCTGCTGGCGGGGATCACCGGCCTGCTGTTCGTCCGCCTGCCGGGCGGGTTCCTCCCGACCGAAGACCAGGGCTATGTCATCACCGTGGTGCAATCGCCCACCGGCTCGACGCAGGAACGGCTCGATGAAGCGATCGAACCGGTCGAGGCATTCTGGCAATCGCGCGAAGAAACCGAACGCGTAGTCGTGGTCCGCGGTTTCAGTTTCTTCGGCCAAGGCCAGAACAACGCCATGATGTTCACCCCGCTCAAGGAGTGGGGCGAGCGCAGCGGAGCCGAAAGTTCCGCCGAGGGTCTGGTCGGCCAGGCCATGGAGACGTTCATGGGGCTCGACAATGCGCTGGCCTTCGCCATCCAGCCGCCTCCGATCCAGTCGCTCGGCCAGGCCAGCGGTTTCACGATGAAGCTGCAGGACCGCGCCGGCCTTGGCCGCGATGCGCTGACCGACGCGCGCAACCAATTGCTGGGCATGGCTTCGCAAAGCGAGACGCTGGCCAATATCCGGCCCGAAGACCAGCCGCCCGCACCCCAGCTGCATGTCGAAGTCGACCGGGTGCAAGCCCGGGCGATGGGCTTGTCGATGGACGATGTGAACAATGCGCTGTCGATCAATTTCGGGTCGGCCTATGCCAATGACTTCAACCGCCAAGGCCGGGTGCTGCAGGTGCTGGTGCAGGCCGATGCGCCGCACCGGATGACGCCCGAGGACGTCCTGTCGCTGCGCATTCCCAATGCCGATGGCGCGCTGGTGCCGTTCAGTTCCTTCGCCACTGCCGAATGGACCGCGGGACCCCCCAGCCTGGCGCGCTACAATGGCTATCCCGCGATGACCATTTCGGGCACCGCAGCCCCCGGTCAATCCTCGGGTGCCGCGTTGATCGAGATGGAACAGCTGGCGAGCCAATTGCCCGCCGGCGTCGACTTCGAATGGACCGGGATCAGCTATGAGGAAAAGCAGGCGGGTGGCCAGATGGGCCTGCTGCTGGGCCTGTCTGTGGTGATCGTCTTCCTCGTGCTGGCCGCGCTTTACGAAAGCTGGTCGGTGCCCTTGTCGGTGCTGCTGATCGTCCCGATGGGTGTGCTCGGCTCCGTGGTGTTCACCATGGCGCGCGGCCTGTCTGCCGACATCTATTTCAATGTCGGGCTGATCACCATCATCGGGCTGGCGGCCAAGAACGCCATCCTGATCGTGGAGTTCGCGATCGAGCAGGAAGACGACGGCAAGAGCCCGCTCGAGGCCGTTAAAACGGCGGCCCTCCTGCGCCTGCGGCCGATCATTATGACCTCGCTCGCCTTCATCCTCGGCATGGTGCCGCTGGTGCTGTCGACGGGGGCCGGCGCAGCCAGCCGTATCGCGGTCGGGACGGGCGTCATGGGCGGCATGATCGCGGCAACGCTGATCGGGATTTTCGTGATCCCGCTGCTCTACCTGCTGATCCGCACCCGCATCGGAAAACGCAAACCCACGCCCGCCAGCGACCTCGAAGGAGAACCGGCATGA
- a CDS encoding efflux RND transporter periplasmic adaptor subunit: MTHLRTLLLLLLGLLAAACSSPDTAPEGQAIPVRTITVGETDLDNILELPGRVEPVRVAEVRARVTGIVQQRVYEEGTDVGQGQALFRIDPAELRASFAQTQASLDRAKATAANANAVVARYRPLVAENAISGQEFDAAQAAAREANANVAQIQAQLRASSLQLGYTTVRAPIAGRAGRAAVTEGALVSQAEGTLMTRIEQISPIYVSFSQSATEVLQIRRAIASGQLDLDPGDAVEVRLLFPDGTEYELPGLIEFLDFSVDEATGTVQLRAEFPNPDGLLLSGEFVNARIYAGKVNDVIAIPQRAVTVADAGGTVMIVDKDGKAAVRPVKLGQLMGDSWVVESGLEPGDRVIVSNLQKLQPGMPVQIANAATGRNAAASTPAAKAD, from the coding sequence ATGACGCATCTTCGCACTCTGCTCCTGCTTCTGCTCGGCCTCTTAGCCGCCGCCTGCTCGTCGCCCGATACAGCGCCGGAGGGTCAGGCCATCCCGGTCCGGACGATCACGGTCGGCGAAACCGATCTCGACAACATCCTCGAGCTGCCGGGGCGCGTCGAGCCGGTCCGGGTCGCGGAAGTCCGCGCACGGGTCACCGGGATCGTCCAGCAGCGGGTCTATGAGGAAGGCACCGACGTCGGTCAGGGGCAGGCACTGTTCCGCATCGATCCGGCGGAACTGCGCGCCAGCTTTGCGCAGACGCAAGCCAGCTTGGACCGCGCCAAGGCCACTGCCGCAAATGCGAATGCGGTAGTCGCACGCTATCGCCCGCTGGTTGCCGAGAATGCCATCAGCGGTCAGGAATTCGACGCCGCGCAGGCCGCCGCGCGCGAAGCCAATGCCAATGTCGCGCAGATCCAGGCGCAGCTGCGCGCGTCCTCGCTCCAGCTTGGCTATACCACGGTTCGCGCACCGATTGCGGGCCGCGCCGGACGTGCTGCGGTGACCGAGGGCGCGCTGGTGTCGCAGGCGGAGGGAACGCTGATGACACGGATCGAGCAGATCTCGCCGATCTACGTGTCCTTCTCGCAATCGGCCACCGAAGTGCTCCAGATCCGCCGCGCGATTGCCAGCGGTCAGCTCGATCTCGACCCGGGCGATGCGGTCGAGGTCCGGCTGCTGTTCCCCGATGGTACCGAATACGAATTGCCCGGCCTGATCGAATTCCTCGACTTCTCGGTCGATGAGGCCACCGGCACGGTCCAGCTGCGCGCGGAATTCCCCAATCCCGACGGACTCCTGCTGTCGGGCGAATTCGTCAACGCGCGGATCTATGCGGGCAAGGTCAACGACGTGATCGCCATTCCGCAGCGTGCGGTGACCGTGGCCGACGCGGGCGGCACGGTGATGATCGTCGACAAGGACGGAAAGGCCGCGGTCCGCCCGGTCAAGCTGGGCCAGCTGATGGGCGATAGCTGGGTCGTTGAAAGCGGGCTTGAGCCCGGCGACCGGGTGATCGTGTCGAACCTGCAGAAACTGCAGCCCGGCATGCCCGTGCAGATCGCCAATGCCGCCACCGGCCGCAATGCCGCAGCCTCAACGCCCGCTGCAAAGGCCGATTGA
- a CDS encoding TetR/AcrR family transcriptional regulator has product MEERACRIAAAGYGVISQYGIRRATMNDVATAAGVSRQTIYNVFPNREALLIGVVRYHFESKWSAIRESCATTHDRRERFQALLDNLVIEPWESIQTMPHADELELELATTIKQELAEVHVEAQRNLCEFLLEYQDALERRHITAKGLGEMLHHSIVGLKLSTTTREQIESVAATMLACLLALTDPEGG; this is encoded by the coding sequence ATGGAAGAGAGAGCATGCAGGATCGCCGCGGCGGGCTATGGGGTCATCAGTCAATACGGCATCAGACGCGCCACGATGAACGATGTCGCTACGGCAGCGGGGGTTTCGCGGCAGACCATATACAATGTTTTTCCGAACCGCGAGGCGCTGCTAATCGGCGTCGTGCGCTATCATTTCGAATCGAAGTGGAGCGCGATCCGCGAGTCATGCGCTACTACCCACGACCGCCGCGAACGGTTCCAGGCGCTGCTCGACAATCTGGTGATCGAGCCGTGGGAATCGATCCAGACAATGCCGCATGCGGACGAGCTCGAGCTCGAACTGGCCACCACGATCAAGCAGGAACTCGCCGAAGTCCATGTCGAGGCGCAGCGCAATCTGTGCGAATTCCTGCTCGAATACCAGGACGCGCTCGAACGCCGCCACATCACCGCCAAGGGCCTGGGCGAAATGCTCCACCATTCGATCGTCGGGCTGAAACTGAGCACCACGACGCGCGAACAGATCGAATCCGTCGCCGCCACCATGCTGGCCTGCCTGCTCGCGCTTACCGATCCGGAGGGTGGCTGA
- a CDS encoding TonB-dependent receptor plug domain-containing protein yields the protein MPMLKYLMAGTALALTLVEPAIAQDAEGDEVIVVTGAGLDTPPAAPAYDTQVIDRDQLVSVPSGRIEDALSTVAGFQQFRRSDSRSANASAQGATLRALGGNATSRALVLLDGVPMSDPFFGYIPFSAIAPERLAQIRVTRGGGSGPFGAGALAGTIELESAGIDALNGFAGQALVNDRGETELSGSAGAKLGSGFLVASGRWDRGKGFFTTPEADRVPLSARAAFDGWSAQIRGVAPIAQDIELQVRGLAYRDERTLRFEGADSSIEGQDASLRLVGRGAWKFDAIGYVQARNFTNIVVSSSRFVPVLDQRNTPATGLGGKFELRPPVGGAHVLRLGADYRLAEGELFETAISAFSGAVTARRNAGGTNTDLGLFVEDDWTLGALVLTAGARLDRWTIRDGFYRENDGAGTLVSTTTYADRAGWDASFRGGLLYRASDSVALRAAAYSGLRLPTLNELYRPFVVFPVVTQANAALENERLEGFELGVDVTPTQGVGLSLTAFDNRVKNAVANVTLDTNLRQRRNIDAVHARGIEASIAATLGEVSFDASAAWTDAEAQGSGFAASLDGNRPSQTPRFVGGATLAWRPAENWLLATTLRHVGAQFEDDLETDLLPAATTLDAFAQVPLTDTIALVLRGENLTDESIVTRNQGGSIDLGVPRTVWAGVKVGL from the coding sequence ATGCCTATGCTGAAATATCTGATGGCCGGTACGGCTCTTGCGCTGACCCTTGTCGAACCCGCGATCGCGCAGGACGCGGAAGGGGACGAGGTGATCGTCGTCACCGGTGCGGGTCTCGATACGCCCCCCGCCGCACCTGCCTATGATACGCAGGTGATCGACCGCGACCAGCTGGTCTCGGTTCCCTCGGGCCGGATCGAGGATGCGCTGTCCACGGTCGCCGGGTTCCAGCAGTTCCGCCGGTCGGACAGCCGTTCGGCCAATGCTTCCGCGCAAGGGGCGACGCTGCGTGCGCTGGGGGGCAATGCCACCAGCCGGGCGCTGGTGCTGCTCGACGGCGTGCCGATGAGCGATCCGTTCTTCGGCTATATCCCGTTCAGCGCGATCGCGCCCGAGCGGCTTGCGCAGATACGCGTCACCCGCGGAGGTGGATCGGGTCCTTTCGGCGCAGGCGCGCTGGCGGGCACGATCGAGCTGGAAAGCGCCGGGATCGATGCGCTGAATGGCTTTGCCGGACAGGCGCTCGTCAACGACCGGGGCGAAACCGAACTGTCGGGCAGCGCGGGCGCCAAGCTGGGCAGCGGATTTTTGGTCGCATCGGGGCGCTGGGATCGCGGGAAGGGCTTCTTCACCACGCCCGAAGCCGACCGCGTCCCACTCAGCGCGCGCGCAGCCTTCGATGGCTGGTCCGCGCAAATACGCGGCGTCGCCCCGATCGCGCAGGATATCGAGCTGCAGGTTCGCGGGCTGGCCTATCGCGATGAACGCACGCTGCGGTTCGAAGGCGCCGACAGCAGCATCGAGGGGCAGGACGCAAGCCTCCGCCTCGTCGGGCGCGGCGCGTGGAAATTCGACGCGATCGGCTATGTGCAGGCGCGCAACTTTACCAACATCGTGGTCAGCTCGAGTCGTTTCGTGCCCGTGCTCGACCAGCGCAACACGCCGGCGACCGGGCTGGGTGGGAAGTTCGAACTGCGCCCGCCGGTGGGCGGGGCGCATGTCCTGCGGCTGGGCGCCGACTATCGCCTTGCGGAGGGCGAATTGTTCGAAACCGCGATCAGCGCTTTTTCGGGCGCGGTCACCGCTCGCCGCAATGCGGGCGGGACCAACACCGATCTGGGTCTGTTCGTTGAGGATGATTGGACGCTGGGTGCGCTCGTGCTGACCGCGGGCGCGCGGCTCGACCGCTGGACGATCCGCGATGGCTTCTATCGCGAGAACGATGGTGCCGGAACCTTGGTATCGACAACCACCTATGCCGACCGGGCAGGGTGGGACGCCTCTTTCCGCGGCGGTCTGCTCTACCGAGCGAGCGATAGCGTGGCGCTGCGTGCTGCGGCCTATTCGGGCCTGCGCCTGCCGACACTGAACGAGCTGTACCGGCCCTTCGTGGTTTTTCCCGTGGTGACGCAGGCGAATGCGGCGCTCGAGAACGAGCGGCTCGAAGGCTTCGAACTGGGCGTGGATGTAACCCCGACGCAGGGTGTGGGCCTGTCGCTGACCGCCTTCGACAACCGCGTGAAGAACGCCGTCGCCAATGTCACGCTCGACACCAATTTGCGCCAGCGCCGCAACATCGATGCGGTGCATGCGCGCGGGATCGAGGCATCCATTGCCGCGACTCTGGGCGAGGTGTCGTTCGATGCCTCGGCGGCGTGGACCGATGCCGAAGCGCAGGGTTCGGGCTTCGCAGCTTCGCTCGATGGCAATCGCCCCTCGCAGACCCCGCGCTTCGTCGGCGGCGCGACGCTGGCTTGGCGCCCGGCCGAGAACTGGCTGCTGGCGACCACGCTGCGCCATGTCGGCGCGCAGTTCGAAGACGATCTCGAAACCGATCTCTTGCCCGCGGCGACCACGCTCGATGCCTTCGCCCAGGTGCCGCTGACCGACACCATCGCCCTGGTCCTGCGCGGCGAGAACCTCACCGACGAGAGCATCGTTACGCGCAACCAAGGCGGCTCGATCGACCTCGGCGTCCCGCGCACGGTCTGGGCCGGTGTAAAAGTGGGGCTTTAA
- a CDS encoding efflux transporter outer membrane subunit, with product MTRMFCASMMALALAGCVNMAPDHARPPLASAAAYDPEYRPDGTVVASTLSYRDWFIDPRLVALIDTAVANNRDLIAATARIEQARAQYRIQDSRRLPTAVANASANRTRTPLGTVDPAATGAVTTERFDVGVGVTSFELDFWGRVANLSDAARAQYLATEATQRAFYLSLIADVASTYFELLETNDQIDLAQATLESRQEGLRIAQLRLDAGVTSALPFRQAETLLTTAEQQLAAEKLAQARLRNQLSVLAGGARPDALPAALQMVAQENAMVLDAATPSDLMLVRPDIVAAEEQLRAARANIGAARAAFFPSISLTGSAGFASSDLGNLFGSDGFSWSFGPSISLPIFDWGAREADLDLARARETEQVALYEKAVQTAFREVSDGLAGRRWLAEQVAAQEQGVAAQERIARLARLRYREGVADYLEVLDAERNLFSARQQLLTTRRAYLQNGTTLFVALGGGLERSP from the coding sequence ATGACCCGCATGTTCTGCGCCAGCATGATGGCGCTGGCGCTGGCCGGCTGCGTCAATATGGCGCCCGATCACGCGCGTCCGCCGCTCGCCAGTGCCGCGGCTTACGATCCCGAGTACCGCCCCGACGGAACGGTCGTCGCCAGCACGCTGTCCTACCGCGACTGGTTTATCGACCCCCGTCTGGTCGCGCTGATCGATACCGCGGTAGCCAACAATCGCGACCTGATTGCCGCGACCGCGCGGATCGAACAAGCGCGCGCGCAGTACCGCATCCAAGACAGCCGCCGCCTGCCCACCGCGGTCGCCAATGCTTCGGCCAACCGCACGCGCACGCCGCTCGGCACGGTGGACCCTGCGGCAACGGGAGCGGTGACCACCGAGCGCTTCGATGTCGGCGTCGGTGTCACATCTTTCGAGCTCGACTTTTGGGGCCGGGTAGCCAATTTGTCCGATGCGGCGCGCGCGCAATATCTGGCGACAGAAGCCACCCAGCGCGCCTTCTATCTCTCGCTGATTGCCGATGTCGCCTCGACCTATTTCGAGCTGCTCGAAACCAATGACCAGATCGACCTCGCCCAGGCCACGCTGGAAAGCCGACAGGAGGGGTTGCGGATCGCGCAATTGCGGCTTGATGCGGGCGTGACTTCGGCGCTGCCGTTTCGGCAGGCGGAAACGCTGCTCACCACGGCCGAGCAGCAGCTGGCAGCGGAGAAACTGGCGCAGGCGCGGCTGCGTAACCAGCTATCGGTGCTGGCCGGCGGCGCGCGTCCGGACGCATTGCCTGCCGCGCTGCAGATGGTCGCGCAGGAAAATGCGATGGTGCTCGATGCGGCGACGCCGTCGGACCTCATGCTGGTCCGGCCCGATATCGTGGCCGCCGAAGAACAGCTGCGCGCCGCGCGCGCCAATATCGGTGCCGCGCGGGCCGCCTTCTTCCCGAGCATTTCGCTGACCGGCAGCGCCGGTTTCGCCTCGAGCGATCTGGGTAATCTGTTCGGTTCGGACGGGTTCAGCTGGTCGTTCGGCCCGTCGATCTCGCTGCCGATCTTCGATTGGGGCGCACGCGAAGCCGATCTCGACCTCGCCCGGGCGCGCGAAACCGAACAGGTCGCGCTGTATGAAAAGGCCGTGCAGACTGCATTCCGCGAAGTATCCGACGGGCTTGCCGGACGCCGCTGGCTGGCCGAACAGGTCGCCGCGCAGGAACAGGGCGTCGCTGCACAGGAACGCATCGCTCGGCTGGCACGCCTGCGCTATCGCGAAGGCGTGGCCGACTACCTCGAAGTCCTCGACGCAGAACGCAATCTGTTCTCCGCGCGCCAGCAATTGCTCACCACGCGCCGGGCCTATCTGCAGAATGGCACGACACTGTTCGTCGCGCTGGGCGGCGGTCTGGAACGCTCTCCCTAA